CTTTGCTTTTTTGCACACATTTTACTTGTTGGAGACTAACCATATCCCATAAGTTTTTCACAGGACACATTTATAAAAAAAGTTTCATTCTCGAGCCTAAATTTCTGGACAAGAAGAGTACGCTCAAGAATAAAACTTTTTTATAGAAATGTGTCCAGTAAAATATTTATGGGACACGATCAGTTCAAGGGAGGCATGACTTGATGACGCAAAAACAGCTTGACTTTTGCACAGATAATCTTTATTTTATAAACTGTATATGACATCGCGGGGTGGAGCAGTCTGGTAGCTCGTTGGGCTCATAACCCAAAGGTCGCGGGTTCGAATCCCGCCCCCGCTACAATCATTTCATTTCTCCATGATTTTGTGCAGCAAGGGAATCCAAACGATTCCCTTTTTTATTTTGGGCTGTGACGAATGGGGATATGGATGTACAAAAAATGACACCAAAATGGCGCAAAGAATTTCCTTCAGTTTTAAACCCATCAAGATAGCTCTCGCTTCATTTCAGTTCATTCGAATTAACGATGCTCGATGTTATTCCATCGGCACAAGAGATTCGCGACAAGATCGCGGCGATGGCGAAGTATAAAAAATGGCGGCCGATTATGGTTTTAGCCATTGATGGGGCGCATGTGCCGGCTCGTCCGGAAGAGGCCAAAGGCACTCGTCCAGGCCGCAAGAAGCAACGCGCCCGCCGTGCACTTTGGAAGGGCCAGTGGCAGCAAGCCAAAGGCTTTCGCTTATACAAAGAACTCTCTCCCACCGCCGTTGAAGTGCTGGATTTTTATCACTGCAGTAAACACAGCAACCAAGTTGCCACTGAGCAACACCCGAACGACCCGGAGATGCAACAGCATGGGGCTGAATCCACCATTGCGCGTCTGTTGATGAATGAGGGGCAAAGTGTCATTTGGGGACTTCAACACCTGACGCCATACGCCGAGCAGGCGGCATCGGAGATTGCCAAATTGATCGACTATCTTAAAAAACACCTTGACCGCATGGACTATCAATTCTTTCGCAAAGGTGGATATCCGATTGGCAGCGGCGGTATTGAATCGTCCAACAAATTCATCGATCATGTTAGACTTAAACGCTCAGGGGCATGGTGGCATGTTGCAAATGCCAAGGATGTCCTGGCGCTACGTTGTGCGAAGTATAACGGCACTTTCGACCAACTGGTTCAAAAGAAAACTTCAAAGCCGTCTGTAAAAAACACGTAATGCTCCCAGCGGCCTCAGTTTTCAGCTTGTCTGAAAATCTGGCGTCGGGGGATTATATTTCATTCCGAATAAAGATTTTCAAAACCATGCTGAACGCTCGTTTTAAAAACAAGTCTTTTTTTCACTGCGTAATCTAATGCCCCTCTAACTGATAAAAAATGGAAAGGAGACAAAGTATGCTGTTTGACGAACGTTGTCAAAACAAAGCAAAACCGCGATGGCGCGCGGTCTGCTTTGGGATCGCAGCGCTGGCTGTCGGCATCACAACGGCCATGGCGCAAGAGGCCAAAACCGTTCAGGCTGCCAACGCCAAGCCCTCGCACTGGACACCCGAGGCGATGATCAAATACAAACGCCTGGGTGGCGCCGCCATATCGCCGGATGGCAAGTGGGTGGCGTACACCGTTTCCGAGCCGCTGCTGGATGGAGAAAAAAGCGAATATCGCACGCACATCTTTTTGGCAAGCGCCGACGGCAAAACCGATTTTCAATTTACGCAGGGCGACAAGTCGTGCACCAATCCGCAATGGTCGCCGGATGGAAAATGGCTGGCGTTTACCTCCTCGCGCGGCGGCGATAAAAACAATATCTGGCTGATCCGCGCCGCCGGCGGCGAGGCCGAGAAGCTCACCGACGCCAAAAGCGGCGTGAATAATTTTCTTTGGTCGCCCGACGGCAAGCGCATCGCTTATACCATGAACGACCCGCTTACCGAGCAGGAAGAAAAAAACAACAAAGAGAAACGGGATGAGATCGTTGTTGATGAGAATTTTAAGTTTTCTCATCTCTACGCCATCCCGGTGGAAAAAAACGAAAAGGGCGAGCGCCCGGCCAGGCGTTTGACCAAAGGCGATTTTCACGTCGGCAACTTCGATTGGTCGCCGGACGGCAAGGCGATCATCTTCGACCATCAAGCCACGCCGCGCGTCAACGATTGGCCGACAACGACCATATCAATGGTTCCTGCCGACAGCGGCGCGGTCAAACCGTTTTTCACCAAAACCGTTGCCAGCAATCCCCACTTTTCACCGGATGGCCAATGGGTGGCTTTCTCACACGACGGCGGTGATACGCGATGGGCGCAACGCCGGGACATTTACGTGATGTCGATCAACGGCGGCGAAGCCCGGAAAGTAGGCAAAACATACGACGATCAAGCCACCATTCTTGGCTGGTCGGCGGACGGCAGGGAAATTTTTTACAGCGAAACCGAGCGCACCTCGCCGCGAATTTTTGCGATGTCGCTCAGTGGCGGCAAGCCGCGCGCGATCACAACCGGCAATGGCATGTTTGGCGGCGCCTCATTCAGCAAAGATACCAAAACGCTGGCGGTTGTGCATCAAACCTCGGATCAATTGCCGCAAATCGTCGTTTCCGCCACGTTCAAATTCGCCCCGGTTAAGATCACAAACGTCAATCGCGATTTTCCGATGCTGCCGATGGGCCGCACCGAAGTCATCAAATGGAAATCGAAAGACGGCCGCGAGATCGAAGGCCTGGTCACCTATCCGCCCGGCTTCACGTCGAATCGCAAATATCCGTTGCTGCTCAACATTCATGGCGGCCCGGCCGGGGTCTTTATCGAAAATTATACGGCGGCTTCGTCGATTTATCCACTGCAAGCGTTCGCCGCCGCCGGCTACGTGGTGTTGCGGCCGAATCCGCGCGGCAGCAGCGGCTATGGCGTCGAGTTCCGCCGCGCCAATATCAACGATTGGGGCTTCGGTGATTATGATGACGACATGGCCGGCGTCGATCTGCTGATCGCGAACGGCGTCGCGCATCCCGACAGCCTCGGCGTGATGGGTTGGAGTTATGGCGGCTTCATGACTTCGTTCATCATCACGCGCACGAAGCGTTTCAAAGCCGCCTCGGTCGGCGCCGGCGTGACGAATCTCATGAGCTTCACCGGCACCGCCGACATTCCCGGTTTTCTGCCGGATTATTTTCTCGGCGAGCCGTGGGACAATCCGGCGGCGTATCAAAAACATTCGGCGATGTTCAATGTCAAAGGCGTTTCGACGCCGACGCTGATCTTGCACGGCGAGAAAGATTTGCGCGTGCCGCTCTCGCAAGGCCAGGAATTTTACAACGCGCTGAAACGACAAGGCTGTCCGGTGCAGATGGTGATTTATCCGCGCACGCCGCACGGCCCGCAGGAGCCGAAATTCATTCTCGACATCGGCAATCGTTTGTTGGATTGGTTCGAGCAGCATATTCGCGGCAAAAATGGCGGGAAAAAAACCTCGTGAGCAGGAAAGATCATCGCGCCGGCCTCGCGATTGAGGCCGGCGTGAATGGCAGGTATGCAAACTCAAAGGGTAAGGACGCGCGGCTCTTGTTTCACAATGTGCAGCAATTTGAGCGCGGCGCGGCTGGGTAAGCGAATACCTTGCTCCCAACTCTTGACGGTTGCCGGCGTCACATTCAAATAGCGAGCAAAAACGGGTTGCGACATGGCAAAACGTTTTCTCAAGTTAATGATTTCTTTTGCGGTCATTGGCTTGGGGGGAGCGGGCAATTTGGCGACACGAAGGTCGATTTTTTCACCCTGCTCGAATGCAGCAGCGTCTTTTAATGCGTCGGTTAGTTCTTGAAAAAGTTTTTTGTCCATGCTAGAGACCTCAAGTTTTTTCGATTTCTTCAACCAAAGCGTTAAGAATTTTTTTCTCTTGAGAGGTTACATTGTCCTTTTTGCCCTTGAGATAAATCAAGAGCAGATGGAGATGCGAATTCCTTTCAAAGAAAAAATAAATCAATCGCGCACCACCGCGTTTTCCCTTTCCTCTTGCAGATAGCCCTATTCTCAATTTTCTAAGGCTTCGAGTGCCGGGAATTACCACACCCGCTTGGGGTTTTGCAGCAATCCCTTCTGAAGATCCATCATTTCTTCTTCAGTCAGTAATTCCTGCGCCGCTTTTGTAAAGGCTTTTGATTCGATGAAAACCATGCAGTTTTAATATACTACTTTGTCGTATAGAAGGCAACAAAATAATTTTAATCATTCCTTTTCCCCTTCCCCCACCCCATACTTCTCCAGCTTATACAGCAGCGTCGTCGCTTTAATCCCCAAAAGCCGCGCGGCTTCGGCTTTGACGCCGTGAGCGCGGGACATGGCTCTTTCAATCAAAGCGCGTTCGACTTCTTCGAGAGTTTGATTCAAATCCAAATTTTCGCCGGGCAACTGAAACACGGCGACGCGATCTTTCACCAGCGGCGGCAGATCGGCGAGGGTAATGTGTTCGCCGTCGCAGAGCACGGCGGCGCGCTCGAGCACGTTTTCCAGCTCGCGGACGTTGCCGGGCCAGTGATAGTTTCTCATCATCTCCAAAGCCGGTGGCTCAATTTTTAAATTGAGTTTGCGCAGCTCGCGACCGAGACGCTGTATAAAGTGATCGACGAGCATGGGTAAATCCTCGACACGCTGGCGCAACGGCGGCAGGTTGATCGGCACGATGTGAAGACGATAATACAAATCTTCACGAAATTTTCCGGCGGCAACTTCTTCTTTCAAATTGCGATGGGTGGCGGCGATGACGCGCACGTCGACGCGCACGGTCTCTTCACCGCCGACGCGCTCAAATTCCTTCTCTTGCAAGACGCGCAGCAGCTTGATTTGCAGCGCCGGCGAGATGTCGCCGATTTCATCGAGAAAAATCGAGCCGCGATGCGCCAGCTCGAAGCGGCCGAGTTTGCGTTTCACCGCGCCGGTGAAGGCGCCTTTCTCGTGGCCGAAGAGTTCGGATTCCAGCAAGGTTTCAGTCAACGCGCCGCAATTGACACGGATGAACGGGCCGTTGGCGCGGCTGCTGTTTTTGTGAATGGCGCGCGCGACGAGTTCCTTGCCGGTGCCGCTTTCACCATAAATGATGACGCTCGAATCCGTCGGCGCGACTTTTTGCAACACGCGAAAAACTTCCTGCATCGGCGGCGATTGGCCGATGATCTCGCCGAAATTGAATTGGCTTTCTTCCTGCTGCCGCAGATAAAGATTTTGTGCTTGCAAATTTTCCAGCTCACGGCGCTGGCGCAGACGCTCGGCCAGGCGCCCCAATTTGACGGTCAGCTCGTCCGGCGAAAACGGCTTGGTGATAAAATCCGCCGCGCCTTTTTGCATGGCTTGCACGGCCAGATCAATCGACCCGAACGCGGTGATGACGATCACTTCGCAGGCCGGTTGCAGCGCTTTGACTTTTTCTAAAAGCGTCAAGCCGTCCATGCCGGGCAGGCGATAGTCGGAGATGATCAGGTCGGCGGGTTTCGATTTGAGCGCCGCCAGAGCCGGTTCGGCGCTCTCGAAGCTTGCGGTGTCATGTCCAAGCCGGCGCACCACCAGTTCCACGCCCTCGCGCATGGTGGCGTTGTCTTCGATGATGAACACGTAAAGTTTGTCGTTCATGTGAATTTAAAATTGAGAATTTTCAATTTAAAATTTTAAATCGAACAAATTAGGCTGCGGGCAACAGCAGCCGAAAATGCGCGCCTTTCTCGCTGGCGACCAATTCAACTCCGCCGCCGTTCTGCTCCGCGAGGCGCTGCACGAGCGCCAGGCCGAGGCCGCTGCCTTGGGCTTTGGTGGTGAAAAACGGCTCAAAAATTTTTGCGACCACTTCTTGTGGAATGCCGGGGCCGCTGTCATAAATTGAAATCGCCATCTTCTGATTTTGTTCCTCGGCGACGATTCGAATTTCGCCCTGGCCGTTTACCGCCTCGACGGCGTTGCGCAGCAGGTTGAGCAGAATACGGCGCGTCTGGCTGTAATCGGCCTCGACCGCGGTCGCCGCCGGAATTTCGATTTTCCAAATTATGTTGCGAGCACTTTCTCCGAGCGCTTCTCGAACTTCATTGATGAGCGGAGTCAATTCGAGGCGCTGGCGCTGGCTTTCCGCGGGTTTGGCGTATTCCAAAAAATCCTGCACGATGGAATTGAGCTGGCGAACTTCGTGAAGAATCTTTTTCACCTGCGGTCGCAGCGCCTCGGGCGCGTCTTTTTCCAACAAACCGGCAAAAAGCTTGATGCCGCCGAGCGGGTTGCGGATTTCGTGCGCGACGCCGGCGAGCATCATGCGGAGGTTTTGCTCGCGCCGCGCAATCGCCTGCCGCATTTCTTCCATCGTGCGCGCAAGAAAAGCGACTTCATCGCTGCCGGCGATGGTGAGCAAATCCGGCGTTTGGCCGGCGCCAATCGCGGCGGCGGCGTGCCGCAAACGTTCGAGCGGCCGGGTAATTTGCCGGGCAAACAAAATTCCTGTTGCCGCGGCGAGGAGCAAGCCGAGACTGCCGATCGTCCACAAAACCCGGCGGGTTTCTGCGATGGCTTTTAAGCTTTCGGCGCTGCCTTCGACACCGACGACAGCGCGAATTTGATTTTGCTCTTTTGCCGGCGCATACGCGGCTTTGAACGGATTTCCCTGCGCATCGCTAAACAATTTGGCGCTGCTCGCTTTGCCGGCAAGGGCTTGCGAAATTTCCTCGGCGTCGAAGCGCAGCCGGACGTATTTTTCTCCAATCGCCAGCTCGCGGCGGCTGTCAAAATAAATTTCGTCCTGCGCATTGAAAATCACCAGGCGCGAGAGGCCGCCGGCCTCGATGAACGGCTGCAGTTCGCGGCGCAGTTCGTTCATCCGGCGCGATTCTTCGTCGCCGGGCAGCAGGCTGGTGACCGGCCAGGCCTCTACCGTTTTCTCAACAGTTTGCGCCGCGATTTTCGCCAACGTGATCAAGCGCGCGCCAAGCTCTTTTTCCACCAGGCGCTGCATTTGCCACTGCAAATAAAAACCCGCCAGGGCCATAAGCAAGCCGATTTGCACAATGACAAAAATGACGAGCTGCGTGCGGATGCGCCGAGGGAACATGCGATCACGTCGATGGGGTTATTGAATTTGATTGGGATGAGCCGGCAGTTTTTTTCGCCTCAATAAAAGAAAGAGCCCGGCGATGATCAACAGCACGGGCCAGTAGCGGCTGTAATAACGGAAGGGTCCGAAGGCGAAAAAGAACACCACTGAGAGACAGATCAAAATGCAGGCGGGAATCAACAGGCCGCTCTCGCGATGGCCGAAGAGATACATCATGAAAAAACCGAGGCCGGGGCCGAAGATGAACAACGGCCAGAGTTCCGACATGCGCCACCAGCCGGTCAACGTGCAGTATTGAAACAAGGCGCCGTAAACCAGCAAGATCGTCGCCGGCATCAGCAGGCCAACGTTACGGCGGTCGGTCAAAAAAATCACGAAAAAGACGGCCGAACCGGCAAATAACAACATCGGCCACAACGTTCGCCAGCCGATGCCGAGCAGATTAACCGCCAAAAAGATCGCCCCCACGGCGATGAGCAGAGCGCCGAGCATGACGGCGCCGCAATTGTCGGACATGGTTCCTTCTCCAAAGTTAAAGCCGGCACAACACGTTTTGGTTTACACCGCTTGGACGGTATAATTTTATCACACTGAAATGTAGAAATAAAATTCTAAAGCAATTTTAATAAAAAATCGGTTAAAATGGTTAAAATGTCAAGAATATTTTATTACAAAATTTTACTTGACAAATTGCTTGGCTTTTTATATTTTTAAAAGGTCTAAAGTGTAACAAAGCGCGATAGACCTGCAAAGCTGATTGGTACGGACGTAGTCTTGCTAAGGAAATGACAGGGCATGGTCGAGTTTCGGCTGTGCTTTTTTTTTGGCAGCCAAATTATTACCCAATTCAAAACGTTTGCGCTGATGATCGATTCATAACCAGCGCAGCGAGTAAAAAACTTATCAAGGAGGCACTTTTTATGAGTAGTAAGACGTTCCCAAGTGTTGTCGCGTTGGTTTTCGCTCTTGCCTTGCTGGCCGGATGCGCCAAGGCTCCGCAGGAAACTGTGGATGCGGCGAAAGCCGCGGTTGAAGCGGCGAAAGCCGCGGAAGCGGATCGCTATCTGGCGGATCAATTCAACGCCGCACAAGATTCGCTCAATGCCGCGATGGCCGAAATCGAGGCGCAAAATTCCAAGTTTGCCTTGACCCGCAATTACGATCGCGCCAAAGCCCAGCTCGAATCCGCGATCAGCGCGGCCAATGCCGCCAAAGACGGTGTGGCGGCCAAGAAAGAAGAAGTCAAGGCGGAAGCTCAAAATCTGCTGACCAGCGCGCAAGCGGCTGTGGAGGAAACCAAAAAGTTGATGGCCAAAGCGCCACGAGGCAAGGAAGGCAAGCAGGCGTTGGAGCAGATGCAGGCAGAGTTGTCCGGAGTGGAGAGTTCCTTGGCTGAGGCCAACAACGCGTTGGGCGCCGGAGATTTTTTGGGCGCGCGTGACAAGGCGAAAGCGGCGATGGACAAGGCCACTGCTCTCGGCCAGGAATTAAACGAAGCGATTGCCAAGACCAAGCGGCGATAACCTGCAATTGAGTTTGGCTGAAAACCTCGATCGGCGATGAATCCCGTGATATTGTTTTGGTTCGATCTTCGTCGCGGGTCGGGGTTTTCCATTTATTTAACCGATAATTTCATCATCACAAGCCATGGAAACACCGTTGATTGGGGAGCAGCTCAAAAGGAGAGCGTGGAACAGGATAGGTTTATTTTTAGGATCAGGAATTGCCTTTTGGCTGGTCACGTTCTTGATTCTCATTATTCTTTCGGCATCGCCGCCGGTTTCGACGTTCGAACAGGCCTGGATGGCGCTTGGTTCGGCGCGCCAAGCCGGGGCCACTGTTTACGCCGCCGGCGAATTTCGCACCGCGCGCGCCAATTGGGAAGAGGCAATACAGGCGTGGGCGCGCGAAAACAGAAAATGGTTTTTCCGCCGCGATTTTCAAAAGGCTCATGAATTGGCCAAAACCACGCGGCTGCACGCTCTGAGAGCCGAATCCGTCGCCGTCGCCAGGAAGGATTCGCTGCAATTCGCGGCGATCGCGAGTCTGAATTTTGTCAGGCAAAAAGTCGACGAATTCAAAATGCAGTTCGATCAGGTTCCGGTTGCGGCGTCTTTGCGCAAAAAATTTGTCGCCGGCGAATTGTTGATGATGGAAAGCGAGCTGGCCTTCAACCGCGAGGATTATTGGCTGTCCACGCGCAAAGTGCGGCAGGCGGAAACGTTGGTCGGCAGCGCCGGCGCCGATGCCACGAGCTTTTTGCGCGCCTATTTGCTGAAAGTTCCGCAATGGCAGCGTTGGGCCGCTGAAACCGTTGCCTGGTCGGAACAGCAAAACGCCACGGCCATCGTGATTGACAAGATGGCGTATCGTTGTTATGTTTACGTCGCCGGCAAAAAACGCGCGGAATATCCCATTGAGCTGGGCCCGCGCTGGCTCGGGCACAAACGGCAAAAAGGCGACAACGCCACGCCCGAAGGCCATTATTATGTGATCAAGAAAAAAAGCTTTCGCCATACCACCTACTACAAGGCGCTGGAGATCAATTATCCGAATGAAACCGATCGCGAGCAATTTCGCCTGGCCAAAGCCCGGGGCGAGTTGCCGCGCCATGCGCAAATCGGCGGATTGATTCAAATTCACGGCGACGGCGGCAAGGGCATGAACTGGACTTCCGGCTGTGTGGCGCTGCGGAATAAGGATATGGATGAAATCTTCGAGCTCGCCAGTGTCGGCACGCGCGTGACCATCGTCGGCGCGCTGAAAACTCCGCCGGCGCTCGAGCAAAACTCGCTCGTTTCAGCGCAAAAACTCAATGGCGCCAATCATTATCCCGCTTCATCGAAGTAAAGCATGAACGACGCGACAAAAGATGACTCGCTGCCTCCATCTCTTTCTTCGGATGCAGAAAAAAATTCGAGGGCCGATCATCAACCGGCGGCGCGTATTCATTTTGCCGACGCCGGCCAAAGCGCCGAGACCGGCAGCACCGCGACCGGCAGAGCGTTTGGAGTTGGCCTCGGCACCGGCTTATTGCTGTCACTTTTGATGCTGTGGTTTGCGCCGGTTTTGCGTGAATGGATCTTTGCCGTTTTGCCGGAATCAAAATTTGCGATTCAGCTTCGCACAGCGGATGTCAAACAACTCCAAAAAGAAGCGCGCATCCTGGAAAAACGCCTCGTCGCCCTGCGCAGAAAATACGAGGCGCTGACCCCGCGCGCGCCGTATTTGATCGTCGATACCTCCGGTAATCGCATTCAAGTGATGAAGGGAAACGAGTTGCTCCACGAAGGGGTGTGTTCGACCGGCAGCTATATTTTGCTCAAAGCCGCGGATGAACGCCAGTGGATTTTCCAAACGCCACGCGGCATGTTTCGGATTCGCGG
Above is a window of candidate division KSB1 bacterium DNA encoding:
- a CDS encoding sigma-54 dependent transcriptional regulator — its product is MNDKLYVFIIEDNATMREGVELVVRRLGHDTASFESAEPALAALKSKPADLIISDYRLPGMDGLTLLEKVKALQPACEVIVITAFGSIDLAVQAMQKGAADFITKPFSPDELTVKLGRLAERLRQRRELENLQAQNLYLRQQEESQFNFGEIIGQSPPMQEVFRVLQKVAPTDSSVIIYGESGTGKELVARAIHKNSSRANGPFIRVNCGALTETLLESELFGHEKGAFTGAVKRKLGRFELAHRGSIFLDEIGDISPALQIKLLRVLQEKEFERVGGEETVRVDVRVIAATHRNLKEEVAAGKFREDLYYRLHIVPINLPPLRQRVEDLPMLVDHFIQRLGRELRKLNLKIEPPALEMMRNYHWPGNVRELENVLERAAVLCDGEHITLADLPPLVKDRVAVFQLPGENLDLNQTLEEVERALIERAMSRAHGVKAEAARLLGIKATTLLYKLEKYGVGEGEKE
- a CDS encoding S9 family peptidase — protein: MLFDERCQNKAKPRWRAVCFGIAALAVGITTAMAQEAKTVQAANAKPSHWTPEAMIKYKRLGGAAISPDGKWVAYTVSEPLLDGEKSEYRTHIFLASADGKTDFQFTQGDKSCTNPQWSPDGKWLAFTSSRGGDKNNIWLIRAAGGEAEKLTDAKSGVNNFLWSPDGKRIAYTMNDPLTEQEEKNNKEKRDEIVVDENFKFSHLYAIPVEKNEKGERPARRLTKGDFHVGNFDWSPDGKAIIFDHQATPRVNDWPTTTISMVPADSGAVKPFFTKTVASNPHFSPDGQWVAFSHDGGDTRWAQRRDIYVMSINGGEARKVGKTYDDQATILGWSADGREIFYSETERTSPRIFAMSLSGGKPRAITTGNGMFGGASFSKDTKTLAVVHQTSDQLPQIVVSATFKFAPVKITNVNRDFPMLPMGRTEVIKWKSKDGREIEGLVTYPPGFTSNRKYPLLLNIHGGPAGVFIENYTAASSIYPLQAFAAAGYVVLRPNPRGSSGYGVEFRRANINDWGFGDYDDDMAGVDLLIANGVAHPDSLGVMGWSYGGFMTSFIITRTKRFKAASVGAGVTNLMSFTGTADIPGFLPDYFLGEPWDNPAAYQKHSAMFNVKGVSTPTLILHGEKDLRVPLSQGQEFYNALKRQGCPVQMVIYPRTPHGPQEPKFILDIGNRLLDWFEQHIRGKNGGKKTS
- a CDS encoding L,D-transpeptidase, whose product is MNDATKDDSLPPSLSSDAEKNSRADHQPAARIHFADAGQSAETGSTATGRAFGVGLGTGLLLSLLMLWFAPVLREWIFAVLPESKFAIQLRTADVKQLQKEARILEKRLVALRRKYEALTPRAPYLIVDTSGNRIQVMKGNELLHEGVCSTGSYILLKAADERQWIFQTPRGMFRIRGKREYPVWKKPDWAFIEEGLPVPSPNAPERFEYGVLGDYALELGDGYLIHGTLYKRMLGMPVTHGCVRLGDEDLRIVYNNLQIGSKVFIY
- a CDS encoding L,D-transpeptidase family protein; this encodes MILIILSASPPVSTFEQAWMALGSARQAGATVYAAGEFRTARANWEEAIQAWARENRKWFFRRDFQKAHELAKTTRLHALRAESVAVARKDSLQFAAIASLNFVRQKVDEFKMQFDQVPVAASLRKKFVAGELLMMESELAFNREDYWLSTRKVRQAETLVGSAGADATSFLRAYLLKVPQWQRWAAETVAWSEQQNATAIVIDKMAYRCYVYVAGKKRAEYPIELGPRWLGHKRQKGDNATPEGHYYVIKKKSFRHTTYYKALEINYPNETDREQFRLAKARGELPRHAQIGGLIQIHGDGGKGMNWTSGCVALRNKDMDEIFELASVGTRVTIVGALKTPPALEQNSLVSAQKLNGANHYPASSK
- a CDS encoding helix-turn-helix domain-containing protein — translated: MDKKLFQELTDALKDAAAFEQGEKIDLRVAKLPAPPKPMTAKEIINLRKRFAMSQPVFARYLNVTPATVKSWEQGIRLPSRAALKLLHIVKQEPRVLTL
- a CDS encoding DUF4398 domain-containing protein, which produces MSSKTFPSVVALVFALALLAGCAKAPQETVDAAKAAVEAAKAAEADRYLADQFNAAQDSLNAAMAEIEAQNSKFALTRNYDRAKAQLESAISAANAAKDGVAAKKEEVKAEAQNLLTSAQAAVEETKKLMAKAPRGKEGKQALEQMQAELSGVESSLAEANNALGAGDFLGARDKAKAAMDKATALGQELNEAIAKTKRR
- a CDS encoding HAMP domain-containing histidine kinase, with product MFPRRIRTQLVIFVIVQIGLLMALAGFYLQWQMQRLVEKELGARLITLAKIAAQTVEKTVEAWPVTSLLPGDEESRRMNELRRELQPFIEAGGLSRLVIFNAQDEIYFDSRRELAIGEKYVRLRFDAEEISQALAGKASSAKLFSDAQGNPFKAAYAPAKEQNQIRAVVGVEGSAESLKAIAETRRVLWTIGSLGLLLAAATGILFARQITRPLERLRHAAAAIGAGQTPDLLTIAGSDEVAFLARTMEEMRQAIARREQNLRMMLAGVAHEIRNPLGGIKLFAGLLEKDAPEALRPQVKKILHEVRQLNSIVQDFLEYAKPAESQRQRLELTPLINEVREALGESARNIIWKIEIPAATAVEADYSQTRRILLNLLRNAVEAVNGQGEIRIVAEEQNQKMAISIYDSGPGIPQEVVAKIFEPFFTTKAQGSGLGLALVQRLAEQNGGGVELVASEKGAHFRLLLPAA